In Arcobacter lacus, a single genomic region encodes these proteins:
- a CDS encoding TIGR01212 family radical SAM protein (This family includes YhcC from E. coli K-12, an uncharacterized radical SAM protein.), translated as MSELKNVLTIGRYLKNKFGEKVYKIPISISGFTCPNIDGTVARGGCSFCENDSFSPNLQEKRTKFKLNPKINENPYLENQLKQLEMQFFATKKRLENKFGVKKFIVYFQSFTNTYAPFDTLKALYEKALSFDNVIGLSIGTRTDCMTDEILDFLVEKSKNKEIWIEYGIQSFFDETLVKINRGDSVSNMKYWIKRTKDRGLKVCGHLIYGLPNETQEMMLETFKQTLELEVDSIKFHPLYVVKNTLLTNDFKKGRFTPISEELYIDTVVKSIINLPSNISVQRITAGIDDSSLLSPQWCKDKHQQMKNIRLALEKEGWNY; from the coding sequence ATGAGTGAATTAAAAAATGTATTAACTATCGGAAGATACTTAAAAAATAAATTTGGTGAAAAAGTTTACAAAATTCCTATTTCAATATCTGGATTTACTTGTCCAAATATTGATGGAACAGTAGCTCGTGGTGGTTGCTCTTTTTGTGAAAATGATTCTTTTAGCCCAAATTTACAAGAAAAAAGAACAAAATTTAAACTTAATCCTAAAATTAATGAGAATCCATATTTAGAAAATCAATTAAAACAGCTAGAAATGCAGTTTTTTGCTACAAAAAAAAGACTTGAAAATAAATTTGGTGTAAAAAAATTTATAGTTTATTTCCAATCTTTTACAAATACTTATGCTCCATTTGATACTTTAAAAGCTTTATATGAAAAAGCTTTGAGTTTTGATAATGTTATTGGTTTGAGTATTGGAACAAGAACAGATTGTATGACAGATGAAATTTTAGATTTTTTAGTAGAAAAGTCTAAAAATAAAGAGATTTGGATTGAGTATGGAATTCAGTCATTTTTTGATGAAACACTTGTAAAAATAAATCGTGGTGATAGTGTTTCTAATATGAAATATTGGATAAAAAGAACAAAAGATAGAGGATTGAAAGTTTGTGGACATTTGATTTATGGTTTGCCAAATGAAACACAAGAGATGATGCTTGAAACTTTTAAACAAACTTTAGAGTTAGAAGTTGATTCTATAAAATTCCACCCTTTATATGTAGTGAAAAATACACTTTTAACAAATGATTTTAAAAAAGGAAGATTTACTCCAATTTCTGAAGAACTATATATTGATACAGTTGTAAAATCTATTATAAATCTGCCTTCAAATATATCAGTTCAAAGAATAACTGCTGGAATAGATGATAGTAGTTTATTGTCACCACAATGGTGTAAAGATAAACATCAACAAATGAAAAATATTAGATTAGCTTTAGAAAAAGAGGGATGGAACTATTAA
- a CDS encoding LysR family transcriptional regulator gives MLTDFAKLETFLTVVREKSFSKASAKLGISQPAVTQQMKFIEDYLDVQIVDRKKNGIKLTKEGQILHGIALKIEKCVANAEKELLKIMNKNVTFVFGASFIIGNYILPRFLNNLKENIHNDVSINVSVSHEAIQDLLDKKIDIALVENYIPNEEIIYREWMEDEIVIFSNQKLPLKAKAEDLLSYKWVCRNPESNTRLLFKENLEKANYPDCDTFNVTSEVTSATTIVQTVLHSDKNLTPTVSIVSRNAIESLLKAGALYESRIGNQKMLRKLYIAYRKDKKHDAFIENVVDYLLKMK, from the coding sequence ATGCTCACTGATTTTGCAAAATTAGAAACTTTTTTAACTGTTGTTAGAGAAAAATCTTTTTCGAAAGCTTCTGCTAAGCTAGGAATTTCTCAACCAGCAGTAACACAACAAATGAAATTTATTGAAGATTATTTAGATGTTCAAATTGTTGACAGAAAAAAGAATGGTATAAAATTAACTAAAGAGGGGCAAATACTTCACGGAATTGCTCTTAAAATTGAAAAATGTGTCGCAAATGCTGAAAAAGAACTATTAAAAATAATGAATAAAAATGTAACATTTGTATTTGGTGCTTCTTTTATAATCGGGAATTATATACTTCCTAGATTTTTAAATAATTTAAAAGAAAATATTCATAATGATGTATCTATAAATGTTTCAGTTTCTCATGAAGCTATTCAAGATTTACTCGATAAAAAAATAGATATAGCTTTGGTTGAAAATTACATTCCAAATGAAGAAATCATCTATAGAGAATGGATGGAAGATGAAATTGTAATATTTTCTAATCAAAAACTTCCATTAAAAGCTAAAGCTGAAGATTTATTATCTTATAAATGGGTTTGTAGAAATCCTGAATCAAATACAAGATTATTATTTAAAGAAAATCTTGAAAAAGCAAATTATCCTGACTGTGATACATTTAATGTAACTAGTGAAGTTACATCAGCAACAACAATAGTTCAGACTGTTTTACACTCAGATAAAAATTTAACTCCAACTGTTTCTATTGTTTCAAGAAATGCAATTGAATCACTATTAAAAGCTGGTGCTTTATATGAATCAAGAATTGGTAATCAAAAAATGTTAAGAAAACTTTATATTGCATATAGAAAAGATAAAAAACATGATGCATTTATTGAAAATGTAGTTGACTACCTTTTAAAAATGAAATAG